A single Amphiprion ocellaris isolate individual 3 ecotype Okinawa chromosome 15, ASM2253959v1, whole genome shotgun sequence DNA region contains:
- the s100u gene encoding S100 calcium binding protein U yields MEHAIQTLVTVYLKSSKGKESLGKKEFQNLVKSQLGNILSDADSKEAINNMGQGLDADHDGKVGFEEYLKLVGYLACSLSEQRNLAKEEPAQNAASEQVANNKEEEKAEAKEEAKPEANKEPKAEAAAAAKVEAIADANAEVKVEAKAEGETQPEPAAVGGGLAAAAGGLAAAAGEAAAGGAAAATEAAASVVEPAKKVVEEVEKEVPKVEETVKVEEAVEKVAAAVDAVGEEVEKKIEEATS; encoded by the exons ATGGAGCATGCCATTCAGACCCTGGTGACGGTCTACCTGAAGTCGTCCAAAGGAAAGGAGAGTCTAGGAAAGAAGGAATTCCAGAACCTTGTCAAATCCCAGCTCGGCAACATCCTCTCG GATGCAGACAGCAAAGAGGCCATCAACAACATGGGCCAGGGGCTGGATGCCGACCATGATGGCAAGGTGGGCTTCGAGGAGTACCTGAAGCTGGTCGGCTACCTGGCGTGTTCGCTCAGCGAGCAGCGCAACCTCGCCAAAGAGGAGCCCGCACAGAACGCCGCGTCCGAACAAGTGGCCAACaacaaggaggaagagaaggcaGAGGCAAAGGAGGAGGCAAAGCCAGAGGCAAATAAAGAGCCGAAAGCGGAGGCGGCTGCTGCTGCGAAGGTAGAAGCAATCGCAGATGCAAATGCGGAGGTGAAGGTAGAAGCAAAGGCAGAAGGCGAGACGCAGCCCGAGCCGGCAGCCGTAGGAGGAGGATTAGCGGCAGCAGCGGGAGgattagcagcagcagccggaGAGGCGGCGGCAGGAGGAGCGGCGGCGgcaacagaagcagcagcatcgGTGGTAGAGCCAGCCAAGAAGGTCGTAGAAGAGGTGGAGAAAGAAGTACCGAAGGTGGAGGAAACAGTAAAGGTGGAGGAAGCCGTGGAGAAGGTGGCT